In Triticum aestivum cultivar Chinese Spring chromosome 5B, IWGSC CS RefSeq v2.1, whole genome shotgun sequence, the following proteins share a genomic window:
- the LOC123110202 gene encoding uncharacterized protein isoform X2, with translation MLLEIFGSGMRLTRNNDWVLRLLFVDRSAYASFVLASNIAVKGVNNWGRPNWLRVLPCASNYFCTSIYATKGKQFAITKGMNRSEMKGRTKQVLVGHASYPVSEANIFKKTTHRDGSIYKINYGILKLWRLTQRAQLEPMMFSNPTNCFPDRDRCMVHSATAMLQIFSLKLEKASTNIGLVQLYGYIAARDRYDSLLNYVFSRSRDDPIIVEQGSLIEMTGPKRGITMVAPALVEFDMRIKKGKQEDDLQLIDGAMEYHDLVTPEYPFTHRINGDCGAVDITLALVRWAFEATIDVVISKVQCGFDLSLSSCVVVMNGLHEIQLFRGSFVESCGLRRYVIAVKKDTLMHLKFKVGQNSCKNDLDHHCSFKAKKHGYDYQQIVLELASISVKVTWSNLQR, from the exons ATGCTGCTGGAGATTTTTGGATCTGGAATGAGACTAACACGGAATAATGACTGGGTTCTAAGATTGCTCTTTGTTGACCGATCTGCTTATGCATCCTTTGTCCTGGCAAGCAACATTGCAGTAAAAGGAGTGAATAACTGGGGCAGGCCAAATTGGCTCCGCGTCCTCCCTTGTGCCAGTAATTATTTCTGCACCTCCATCTATGCCACCAAAGGCAAACAATTTGCCATCACCAAGGGGATGAACAGATCAGAGATGAAGGGGCGAACGAAGCAAGTCCTTGTTGGCCATGCCTCTTATCCTGTATCTGAAGCCAACATCTTTAAGAAAACCACCCATCGGGATGGTTCTATATACAAGATAAACTATGGTATTCTAAAGCTATGGCGTCTTACTCAACGTG CACAACTAGAGCCGATGATGTTCTCGAATCCCACGAATTGTTTCCCGGATAGGGATAGATGCATGGTACATTCTGCAACTGCTATGTTGCAGATTTTCTCGCTGAAATTGGAAAAAGCTAGTACCAACATCGGCTTGGTACAACTATATGGATATATAGCAGCGCGTGATCGTTATGATTCATTGCTTAATTATGTCTTCAGTCGTAGCAGAGATGATCCCATCATTGTTGAACAG GGTTCTCTTATTGAGATGACTGGCCCTAAGAGAGGCATCACAATGGTAGCCCCTGCTCTAGTTGAGTTTGACATGAGGATCAAGAAAGGAAAGCAAGAAGATGATCTACAACTAATTGATGGTGCAATGGAGTACCATGATCTAGTCACACCTGAGTATCCATTCACGCATCGGATTAATGGAGATTGTGGTGCGGTTGACATCACTTTAGCCCTCGTTCGTTGGGCATTTGAGGCCACAATAGATGTTGTCATATCAAAAGTGCAGTGTGGATTTGATTTATCTCTCAGTTCGTGTGTTGTCGTTATGAATGGATTACATGAGATTCAACTCTTTCGTGGCAGTTTTGTTGAGTCATGTGGCTTAAGAAGATATGTGATTGCTGTAAAAAAGGATACTTTGATGCATTTGAAGTTCAAGGTAGGTCAAAATAGTTGTAAAAATGATCTTGATCATCATTGTTCTTTCAAAGCAAAAAAACATGGGTACGACTATCAGCAAATCGTGCTTGAGCTTGCCTCTATCTCAGTGAAGGTGACTTGGTCGAACTTGCAAAGGTAA
- the LOC123110202 gene encoding uncharacterized protein isoform X1 has translation MLLEIFGSGMRLTRNNDWVLRLLFVDRSAYASFVLASNIAVKGVNNWGRPNWLRVLPCASNYFCTSIYATKGKQFAITKGMNRSEMKGRTKQVLVGHASYPVSEANIFKKTTHRDGSIYKINYGILKLWRLTQRGETQLEPMMFSNPTNCFPDRDRCMVHSATAMLQIFSLKLEKASTNIGLVQLYGYIAARDRYDSLLNYVFSRSRDDPIIVEQGSLIEMTGPKRGITMVAPALVEFDMRIKKGKQEDDLQLIDGAMEYHDLVTPEYPFTHRINGDCGAVDITLALVRWAFEATIDVVISKVQCGFDLSLSSCVVVMNGLHEIQLFRGSFVESCGLRRYVIAVKKDTLMHLKFKVGQNSCKNDLDHHCSFKAKKHGYDYQQIVLELASISVKVTWSNLQR, from the exons ATGCTGCTGGAGATTTTTGGATCTGGAATGAGACTAACACGGAATAATGACTGGGTTCTAAGATTGCTCTTTGTTGACCGATCTGCTTATGCATCCTTTGTCCTGGCAAGCAACATTGCAGTAAAAGGAGTGAATAACTGGGGCAGGCCAAATTGGCTCCGCGTCCTCCCTTGTGCCAGTAATTATTTCTGCACCTCCATCTATGCCACCAAAGGCAAACAATTTGCCATCACCAAGGGGATGAACAGATCAGAGATGAAGGGGCGAACGAAGCAAGTCCTTGTTGGCCATGCCTCTTATCCTGTATCTGAAGCCAACATCTTTAAGAAAACCACCCATCGGGATGGTTCTATATACAAGATAAACTATGGTATTCTAAAGCTATGGCGTCTTACTCAACGTGGTGAGA CACAACTAGAGCCGATGATGTTCTCGAATCCCACGAATTGTTTCCCGGATAGGGATAGATGCATGGTACATTCTGCAACTGCTATGTTGCAGATTTTCTCGCTGAAATTGGAAAAAGCTAGTACCAACATCGGCTTGGTACAACTATATGGATATATAGCAGCGCGTGATCGTTATGATTCATTGCTTAATTATGTCTTCAGTCGTAGCAGAGATGATCCCATCATTGTTGAACAG GGTTCTCTTATTGAGATGACTGGCCCTAAGAGAGGCATCACAATGGTAGCCCCTGCTCTAGTTGAGTTTGACATGAGGATCAAGAAAGGAAAGCAAGAAGATGATCTACAACTAATTGATGGTGCAATGGAGTACCATGATCTAGTCACACCTGAGTATCCATTCACGCATCGGATTAATGGAGATTGTGGTGCGGTTGACATCACTTTAGCCCTCGTTCGTTGGGCATTTGAGGCCACAATAGATGTTGTCATATCAAAAGTGCAGTGTGGATTTGATTTATCTCTCAGTTCGTGTGTTGTCGTTATGAATGGATTACATGAGATTCAACTCTTTCGTGGCAGTTTTGTTGAGTCATGTGGCTTAAGAAGATATGTGATTGCTGTAAAAAAGGATACTTTGATGCATTTGAAGTTCAAGGTAGGTCAAAATAGTTGTAAAAATGATCTTGATCATCATTGTTCTTTCAAAGCAAAAAAACATGGGTACGACTATCAGCAAATCGTGCTTGAGCTTGCCTCTATCTCAGTGAAGGTGACTTGGTCGAACTTGCAAAGGTAA